One window of Pocillopora verrucosa isolate sample1 chromosome 9, ASM3666991v2, whole genome shotgun sequence genomic DNA carries:
- the LOC131777599 gene encoding Fanconi anemia core complex-associated protein 100 translates to MADYGVKTMQRFAPLKPSATPVIIIYTVSKRSDIVLLSNCSHFLYIVVDDSVAHTFRFPSLVTTVRIQERNAAGKTQILVGTVDGHIFAVFLPEDLTKSSRLKTFADPTPTTTSEMAKQKKCGDCDIFGELLAGANIDVTETVNKQSVRANKCITFVDVESAVLYEPKLRTFITIEENIVCCRALEQGYLLSMFCPTSQQNDLGKMVYAPLPVFKGIITVESESQNTCSCLWNYVPQLCCVQTNGNVSCLSSCLTIKRSLFSKLFHCDASLLDTPVIIFGCEDGQVLFWPVNSFALTNANSEANVSEHQFSPQLIYHMEQRVVAIYAARLHYPEDSSICPSTANETEVRNCKHKQESDDCCNALVFVGGCDKIIIVSDEEHLSEKSEEVKKINFTWHTIVGPVLCSCLSSSHDTLVHSTGNEIFVTKLSLNCEMNAARSAAMLSSSKLTVQVPNVSVLCCVNKQRKGNGTKRQVYALTVTGKLVLLLLPELQDGEQLIGSNVSPQMAGEKVKSYLKEIETQTAELVRINESRESANSTLKELNKIIHIVSQVTKKAGDTMFPLLCCFTPGVVCQSSCGHTSLSLHCKVINQGNLVLSPSWSLMVRIQGKEPWQSCTSPAACFMGQSMPLRTTHPGEVTEMNIPLNKSFPSSGHIIVEGYLYCDLNSLLADLRNGTDPTHFFQIPTKNVVIPVGKKVFDILHLMQMTRSGPQAQTNCTILDSNEEVFQTIERLNSTISNVVSRSIFGQDTEEIAEEPTEIRNYSAAFIVSQDAINFMTTTIKNDLALKETLQTESLSPQATFFHFIFMDSSIAHQQIDVECSHLNLLSVNGGHASIHIKPVSGMEKSTNGSPFEVELHCTHVRLLCHLHGAILTRLKPVITHRTSRSQMQAYDVQKQLKKLQDFHQCVILLEDEMSMGTDKWETIIIKRKVWALYEKMRGVVLMI, encoded by the exons ATGGCGGACTACGGGGTAAAAACCATGCAAAGATTTGCTCCTTTAAAACCAAGTGCTACTCCCGTAATAATAATCTATACGGTTTCTAAACGTAGTGACATAGTTCTGCTGTCAAATTGCAGTCATTTCCTTTATATTGTAGTGGACGATAGCGTAGCA cACACTTTTCGTTTTCCCAGTCTGGTGACCACTGTTCGTATTCAGGAACGTAACGCTGCTGGAAAAACACAGATATTAGTTGGGACAGTGGATGGCCATATTTTTGCGGTCTTCTTACCAGAAGATCTGACCAAAAGCAGCAG gtTAAAGACATTTGCTGATCCTACTCCTACTACTACTAGTGAgatggcaaaacaaaagaaatgtggTGATTGTGATATCTTTGGAGAACTACTTGCTGGTGCAAATATTGATGTTACAGAAACAGTGAATAAACAATCAGTCAGAGCTAATAAATGTATAACATTTGTTGATGTGGAAAGTGCAGTCCTATATGAACCAAAGTTAAGAACATTTATTAccattgaagaaaatattgtgtGTTGCAGAGCACTGGAGCAAGGCTATTTGTTGTCTATGTTTTGTCCTACTTCACAGCAAAATGATCTTGGTAAGATGGTGTATGCACCACTTCCAGTATTCAAAGGGATAATAACAGTTGAATCAGAATCACAAAATACATGCAGTTGTTTGTGGAATTATGTTCCTCAGCTGTGTTGTGTTCAAACCAATGGCAATGTTTCATGTCTGTCATCATGTCTTACCATAAAACGGTCTTTATTTAGCAAACTTTTTCACTGTGATGCATCTCTTTTGGATACCCCAGTCATTATCTTTGGTTGTGAAGATGGGCAAGTGTTATTTTGGCCTGTGAACAGTTTTGCTCTTACAAATGCAAACTCTGAGGCTAATGTCAGTGAACATCAATTTTCACCTCAGCTGATATACCATATGGAACAAAGAGTGGTAGCGATATATGCAGCAAGGCTTCATTATCCAGAGGATTCATCAATATGTCCGTCAACTGCAAATGAAACAGAAGTGAGGAATTGCAAACACAAGCAAGAATCTGATGACTGCTGCAATGCCTTAGTTTTTGTTGGAGGTTGTGACAAGATTATAATTGTATCTGATGAAGAACATCTGTCAGAGAAGTCagaagaagtaaagaaaattaattttacatggCACACAATTGTTGGCCCTGTTCTATGTTCCTGCTTGAGCAGCAGCCATGACACACTGGTACATTCAACAGGTAACGAAATCTTTGTCACCAAGTTGAGCCTCAACTGTGAGATGAATGCAGCAAGGTCAGCAGCAATGTTATCCTCAAGCAAGCTGACTGTACAGGTACCAAATGTGTCTGTGCTTTGTTGTGTAAATAAGCAAAGGAAGGGAAATGGCACAAAGAGGCAGGTGTATGCTCTTACTGTCACAGGAAAACTTGTTTTGCTTCTGTTGCCAGAATTGCAAGATGGAGAACAACTTATTGGGTCTAATGTCTCACCACAAATGGCTGGTGAAAAAGTGAAGAGTTACTTAAAAGAGATTGAAACTCAGACTGCAGAGCTGGTAAGAATTAATGAAAGCAGAGAAAGTGCAAACAGTACTTTGAAAGAGCTTAATAAAATTATCCACATTGTTAGTCAGGTTACCAAGAAGGCAGGAGACACTATGTTCCCTTTATTGTGTTGTTTTACACCTGGTGTTGTGTGCCAGAGCTCTTGTGGGCATACGTCATTGTCACTGCACTGCAAAGTTATTAACCAGGGCAATCTAGTGTTGTCACCTTCCTGGTCACTAATGGTTCGCATACAAGGAAAGGAACCTTGGCAGAGTTGTACCTCTCCAGCAGCTTGTTTTATGGGCCAATCAATGCCACTGAGAACCACTCATCCAGGGGAAGTCACAGAGATGAACATTCCTCTTAACAAGTCTTTCCCTTCATCAGGTCACATTATTGTAGAAGGGTACCTGTATTGTGATTTGAATTCCTTGCTTGCTGATCTCAGAAATGGAACAGATCCAACGCATTTCTTTCAGATACCAACTAAGAACGTTGTGATACCAGTTGGAAAGAAAGTTTTTGACATCCTTCATTTGATGCAAATGACTCGATCAGGGCCACAAGCTCAAACAAACTGCACCATTTTAGATTCAAATGAAGAGGTTTTTCAAACTATAGAGAGACTTAATTCAACAATCAGCAATGTAGTAAGTAGAAGTATATTTGGCCAGGATACAGAAGAGATTGCAGAGGAACCCACAGAAATTAGAAACTACTCAGCAGCTTTCATTGTTTCTCAAGATGCCATAAATTTCATGACCACAACAATTAAAAATGACCTTGCTCTGAAGGAAACTCTTCAAACAGAATCTCTTTCGCCGCAAGCTACATTCTTTCACTTCATCTTCATGGACTCAAGCATTGCTCACCAACAAATTGATGTGGAATGTTCTCACTTAAATCTGCTGAGTGTGAATGGTGGTCATGCATCCATACACATTAAACCTGTAAGTGGAATGGAAAAATCCACCAATGGTTCTCCTTTTGAAGTTGAATTACACTGTACACATGTGCGCTTGCTGTGTCATCTTCATGGAGCCATATTAACAAGATTGAAG cctGTTATCACACATAGGACCAGTAGGAGTCAAATGCAAGCTTATGATGTACAGAAACAGTTGAAAAAACTACAG GATTTCCACCAATGTGTCATTTTGTTGGAAGATGAGATGTCAATGGGGACAGATAAATGGGAAACAATCATCATCAAGCGGAAAGTATGGGCTCTGTATGAGAAAATGAGAGGAGTCGTGCTCATGATATGA